A window of Polaromonas hydrogenivorans contains these coding sequences:
- a CDS encoding NADP-dependent oxidoreductase, translated as MPANQQFLLDNRPAGEAVASNFRLVSSETPPLQDGQVLVRHHYLSLDPYMRGRMNDSKSYTAPQPLGQVMLGGTVGEVVESRSPKFQPGDKVVSVGGWQLYGVVNADEPGALRKVDTSHVPLSYYLGAVGMPGVTAWYGLVKLIEPKAGETMVVSAATGAVGSAFAALAKARGCRTVGIAGGPDKCRYAVEELGFDACIDYKLHQDAASLSKALKAACPDGINGYFENVGGMVLDAVLPRMNAFGRIAVCGMIAGYDGKPMPLTYPALILTSRLKVQGFIVTEHLEVWPEALKELAALVATGKLHPRESVAEGLEAAPEAFLGLLKGKNFGKQLVKLI; from the coding sequence ATGCCCGCCAATCAGCAGTTCCTGCTCGACAACCGGCCCGCCGGCGAAGCCGTCGCCAGCAATTTCAGGCTCGTCAGCAGCGAAACGCCCCCCTTGCAGGATGGCCAGGTGCTGGTGCGCCACCATTATTTGAGCCTGGACCCGTACATGCGCGGCCGCATGAACGACTCCAAAAGCTACACCGCACCGCAGCCGCTGGGCCAGGTGATGCTGGGCGGCACCGTTGGCGAAGTGGTTGAAAGCCGCTCGCCCAAATTCCAGCCCGGCGACAAGGTGGTCAGCGTGGGCGGCTGGCAGCTCTACGGCGTGGTGAACGCCGACGAGCCCGGCGCGCTGCGCAAGGTCGATACCTCCCATGTGCCGCTGTCCTACTACCTGGGCGCCGTCGGCATGCCCGGCGTCACGGCCTGGTACGGCCTGGTGAAGCTCATCGAGCCCAAGGCGGGCGAAACCATGGTCGTGAGTGCCGCGACGGGCGCCGTCGGCAGTGCCTTCGCGGCCCTGGCCAAGGCGCGCGGCTGCCGCACGGTCGGCATTGCCGGCGGTCCGGACAAATGCCGTTACGCGGTGGAAGAACTCGGCTTTGACGCCTGCATCGACTACAAGCTGCACCAGGATGCGGCGTCGCTGTCCAAGGCGCTCAAAGCAGCCTGTCCCGACGGCATTAACGGCTACTTTGAAAACGTCGGCGGCATGGTGCTCGATGCGGTGCTGCCGCGCATGAACGCGTTTGGCCGGATCGCAGTGTGCGGCATGATTGCCGGCTACGACGGCAAGCCCATGCCGCTGACCTACCCGGCGCTGATTCTGACCAGCCGGCTCAAGGTGCAGGGCTTCATCGTCACTGAACACCTGGAGGTCTGGCCCGAAGCGCTGAAGGAACTCGCCGCGCTGGTGGCCACGGGCAAGCTGCACCCCCGGGAATCGGTGGCGGAGGGCCTTGAAGCCGCCCCTGAAGCCTTTTTGGGCCTGCTCAAGGGCAAGAACTTCGGCAAGCAACTGGTCAAGCTCATTTAA